One genomic segment of Arachis duranensis cultivar V14167 chromosome 4, aradu.V14167.gnm2.J7QH, whole genome shotgun sequence includes these proteins:
- the LOC107486819 gene encoding heat shock cognate 70 kDa protein-like → MATKHKGRAIGIDLGTTYSCVAAWEEQNGRAEIIVNDQGNRTTPSFVAFTDSQRLIGDAAKNQAAANPSNTVFDAKRLIGRKFKDPTIENDLKLWPFKVVSGDDDKPMIMVNYKGKEKCLAAEEISSMILTKMKEIAEAYLESSVNNAVITVPAYFNDSQRKATKDAGVIAGLNVIRIINEPTAAALAYGLQKRDKCSGKRNVFIFDLGGGTFDVSLVTIENEVFEVKATAGDTHLGGEDFDNRMVSHLVQEFKRKNRVDITRDPRSLRRLRNECEKAKRTLSHANETTIEIDALFQGIDFRFSITRARFEELNRDLFVKCMEIAQKCLDDAKMQKREIHDVVLVGGSSRIPKVQSLLHNFLEGKDLCKSINPDEAVAYGAAIQAALLSESYSIVPNMVLVDVTPLSLGIATHGDLMSVVIPRNTAIPVNMGSVFVTIEDYQSAATFPVYEGERSKASENNLLGLFSLSGLPLVPRGHPINVSFELDFDGILKVSAKDETTGSKNGITITNEKGRLSSAEIKRMIEEAAVFKEEDKKFKKMIKAKNALDYYVYRMEKALKDFDVSSMISPSEKQRIKAALRDGKSLIQNEHQTEASVFENYLKKLQNITNQ, encoded by the exons ATGGCAACAAAACATAAGGGTCGTGCAATAGGAATCGATCTTGGAACTACCTACTCCTGTGTTGCTGCATGGGAAGAACAGAATGGTCGTGCAGAGATTATTGTAAATGATCAAGGCAACAGAACAACACCTTCTTTTGTTGCCTTCACTGATTCTCAAAGATTGATTGGTGATGCTGCTAAAAATCAAGCTGCAGCTAACCCCTCCAACACAGTCTTTG ATGCTAAAAGGTTGATTGGCAGAAAATTCAAAGACCCCACAATTGAGAATGATCTTAAGTTATGGCCATTCAAGGTTGTATCTGGTGATGATGACAAACCAATGATTATGGTGaactacaaaggcaaggaaAAGTGTCTTGCTGCTGAAGAAATCTCATCTATGATCCTCACAAAGATGAAGGAGATTGCTGAGGCCTATTTGGAGTCTTCTGTGAACAATGCAGTGATTACAGTTCCTGCATACTTCAATGACTCGCAGCGAAAAGCCACCAAGGATGCTGGTGTCATTGCCGGCCTTAATGTGATTAGAATCATCAACGAACCAACTGCTGCAGCTCTTGCATATGGCCTTCAAAAGAGAGACAAATGTTCCGGAAAGCGTAATGTTTTCATATTTGATCTTGGTGGTGGCACCTTTGATGTGTCTCTGGTCACAATAGAAAATGAAGTCTTTGAAGTTAAGGCCACTGCCGGAGACACTCATCTGGGAGGGGAAGATTTTGATAACAGAATGGTGAGTCACTTGGTACAAGAGTTCAAAAGAAAGAACAGAGTTGACATTACTAGGGATCCCAGATCATTGAGGAGGTTGAGAAATGAATGTGAGAAGGCGAAAAGGACACTCTCACATGCTAATGAGACTACTATTGAGATAGATGCTTTGTTTCAAGGCATTGACTTTCGTTTCTCTATAACTCGTGCAAGGTTTGAAGAACTCAACAGGGACTTGTTTGTGAAGTGCATGGAGATTGCTCAGAAGTGTCTTGATGATGCTAAGATGCAGAAAAGAGAGATACATGATGTGGTCCTTGTTGGTGGATCTTCTAGAATCCCAAAAGTGCAGAGTTTATTACACAACTTCCTTGAAGGGAAGGATCTTTGCAAGAGTATCAACCCAGATGAAGCTGTTGCTTATGGTGCTGCAATTCAAGCTGCTTTGCTTAGTGAAAGTTATAGCATTGTGCCAAACATGGTGCTAGTTGATGTCACTCCTTTGTCTCTTGGTATAGCCACTCATGGAGATTTGATGAGTGTAGTGATTCCGAGAAATACTGCCATTCCTGTTAATATGGGTTCTGTATTTGTCACAATTGAAGATTATCAATCTGCTGCTACATTCCCAGTTTATGAAGGTGAAAGGTCAAAAGCTAGTGAAAATAATTTGCTGGGTTTATTTTCGCTTTCGGGGCTTCCTCTTGTTCCTCGAGGCCATCCTATCAATGTTAGCTTTGAACTTGATTTTGATGGTATCTTAAAGGTTAGTGCTAAGGATGAAACAACTGGTAGCAAGAATGGAATCACCATTACCAATGAGAAAGGAAGACTCTCAAGTGCTGAAATTAAGAGAATGATTGAGGAAGCTGCTGTGTTCAAGGAAGAGGATAAGAAGTTCAAGAAAATGATCAAAGCAAAGAATGCTTTGGATTATTATGTTTACAGGATGGAGAAAGCTTTGAAGGATTTTGATGTAAGCTCTATGATTTCACCTTCCGAAAAGCAGAGAATTAAGGCTGCATTGAGAGACGGAAAAAGTTTGATTCAGAATGAGCATCAAACTGAAGCTTCTGTGTTTGAGAACTATCTTAAAAAATTACAGAACATTACCAACCAATAG
- the LOC107486818 gene encoding heat shock cognate 70 kDa protein-like, giving the protein MATKHKGRAIGIDLGTTYSCVAAWEEQNGRAEIIVNDQGNRTTPSFVAFTDTQRLIGDAAKNQAAANPTNTIFDAKRLIGRKFKDPTIENDLKLWPFKVVSGADDKPMIMVTYKRKEKFLAAEEISSMILTKMKEIAEAYLESSVNNAVITVPAYFNDSQRKATKDAGIIAGLNVIRIINEPTAAALAYGLQKRANCSEKRNTFVFDLGGGTFDVSLVTIEGDNFEVKATAGDTHLGGEDFDNRMVSHSVQEFQRKNKVDITGNPKSLRRLRNQCEKAKRILSHTNETLIEIDALFQGIDFRLSITRVKFEELNKDLFEKCMEISQKCLDDAKMAKSDVHDVVLVGGSSRIPKVQSLLQNFFEGKDLCNSINPDEAVAYGAAVQAALLSEEYCTVPNLVLLDVTPLSLGISTKGDLMSVVIPKNTVIPVKMGAVFVTIEDNQSTASFPVYEGERTKAKENNLLGEFKLLGLPLAPRGHPINVSFELDFDGILKVSAEDETTGNKNGITITNEKGRLSSAEIKRMIEEAAFFREEDKKFKKMVKAKNALDEYIYRMEKAMKDFDVSWKVSPSEKQRIMAALREGKRLLRSEEQHTEASVFEDFIKKLQKICQVIVINTVREYSDEDTDSDDCY; this is encoded by the exons ATGGCAACAAAACATAAGGGTCGTGCAATAGGAATCGATCTAGGAACTACATACTCGTGTGTTGCAGCATGGGAAGAGCAAAATGGTCGTGCAGAGATTATTGTGAATGATCAAGGCAACAGAACAACACCTTCTTTCGTTGCCTTCACTGATACTCAAAGGTTGATTGGTGATGCTGCTAAAAATCAAGCTGCTGCCAACCCCACTAACACAATCTTTG ATGCTAAAAGGTTGATTGGCAGAAAATTCAAAGACCCCACAATTGAGAATGATCTTAAGTTGTGGCCTTTTAAGGTTGTATCTGGTGCTGATGACAAACCAATGATTATGGTTAcctacaaaagaaaagaaaagtttctTGCTGCTGAAGAAATCTCATCTATGATCCTCACAAAGATGAAGGAGATTGCAGAGGCCTATTTGGAGTCTTCTGTGAACAATGCAGTGATTACAGTCCCTGCCTATTTCAATGACTCGCAGCGAAAAGCCACCAAAGATGCCGGCATCATTGCCGGCCTTAATGTCATCAGAATCATCAATGAACCAACAGCAGCAGCTCTTGCATATGGCCTTCAAAAGAGAGCTAACTGTTCCGAAAAGCGAAATACTTTCGTATTTGATCTTGGTGGTGGTACCTTTGATGTGTCTCTAGTCACAATTGAAGGTGATAACTTTGAAGTTAAGGCCACTGCCGGAGACACTCATCTCGGAGGGGAAGATTTTGATAACAGAATGGTGAGTCACTCGGTACAAGAGTTCCAAAGAAAGAACAAAGTTGACATTACAGGGAATCCCAAATCATTGAGGAGGTTGAGAAACCAATGTGAGAAAGCAAAAAGGATACTTTCACATACTAATGAGACTCTAATTGAGATAGATGCTCTATTTCAAGGCATTGATTTTCGTTTATCTATAACGCGTGTGAAGTTTGAGGAACTCAACAAAGACTTGTTTGAGAAGTGCATGGAGATTTCTCAGAAGTGTCTTGATGATGCCAAGATGGCCAAGAGTGATGTACATGATGTTGTCCTTGTTGGTGGATCTTCAAGGATTCCAAAAGTGCAGAGTTTATTGCAGAATTTCTTTGAGGGAAAGGATCTTTGCAATAGTATCAACCCGGATGAAGCAGTTGCTTATGGTGCTGCAGTTCAAGCTGCATTGTTGAGTGAAGAGTATTGCACTGTCCCAAACTTGGTTCTGCTTGATGTCACTCCTCTGTCTCTTGGCATATCCACAAAAGGAGATTTAATGAGTGTAGTGATCCCCAAGAATACTGTCATTCCTGTAAAGATGGGTGCTGTTTTTGTCACAATTGAAGATAATCAATCCACTGCTTCATTCCCTGTGTATGAAGGAGAAAGGACAAAAGCCAAGGAAAATAATTTGCTTGGTGAGTTTAAGCTCTTGGGGCTTCCACTTGCTCCTCGAGGTCATCCTATCAATGTTAGCTTTGAACTTGATTTTGATGGTATCTTAAAGGTTAGTGCTGAGGATGAAACAACTGGTAACAAGAATGGAATCACCATTACCAATGAGAAAGGAAGACTCTCAAGTGCTGAAATTAAGAGAATGATTGAGGAAGCTGCGTTCTTCAGAGAAGAGGATAAGAAGTTCAAGAAGATGGTTAAAGCAAAGAATGCTTTGGATGAATATATTTACAGGATGGAGAAAGCTATGAAGGATTTTGATGTAAGCTGGAAGGTTTCACCTTCTGAAAAGCAGAGAATCATGGCTGCATTAAGAGAGGGAAAAAGATTACTCAGGAGTGAGGAGCAGCATACTGAAGCTTCTGTGTTTGAGGACTTCATCAAGAAGTTACAGAAGATTTGTCAAGTGATAGTGATCAACACGGTCCGTGAATACAGTGATGAAGACACTGATTCTGATGATTGTTACTAA
- the LOC107486940 gene encoding heat shock cognate 70 kDa protein-like isoform X2 has protein sequence MASKHVGHAIGIDLGTKYSCVAVWDDKNGGAKIIHNEQGNRTTPSCVAFTDSHRLVGDAAKNQAPFNPKNTIFGNNALIYIDAKRLIGRKFSDSIIQADLNLWPFKVVAGVNDKPMISVEYKGEEKLLAAEEISSMILTKMKEIAEAFLESPVKNAVITVPAYFNDSQRKATQDAGAIAGLNVMKIINEPTAAALAYGLQKRGNCFEERNVFVFDLGGGTFDVSIVTIKDDVYEVKATAGDTHLGGEDFDNRMIDFFVKDFNKKNKVDISENPRSLRRLRTACERAKMNLSFVKETTIEVDSLFQGIDFCSLMTRSKFEELNKDLFVKCMDTVEKCLADAKVDKNSVHDVVLVGGSSRIPKLQNLLQEFFLGKDLCKSINPDEAIAYGAAVQAALLAENLSIRMIQEAEMYKDDDEKFKEKVEAKIALEEYVYKMSAFMEDAKVSSKIKSSQKKNIEAAIGEGRELLDGNQQNVETADFENCLHKLRSIFDPII, from the exons ATGGCCTCAAAACATGTTGGACATGCCATAGGGATCGATCTTGGTACAAAGTACTCGTGTGTTGCTGTATGGGATGATAAAAACGGTGGTGCCAAGATCATTCACAATGAACAAGGCAACAGAACCACACCTTCTTGTGTTGCTTTCACTGACTCACACAGATTGGTTGGTGATGCTGCCAAGAATCAGGCACCATTCAACCCAAAAAACACTATCTTTGGTAATAATGcattaatatatatagatgCTAAGAGGTTGATTGGTAGGAAATTCAGTGATTCCATTATTCAAGCTGATTTGAATCTCTGGCCATTCAAAGTTGTAGCTGGTGTTAATGACAAGCCCATGATTTCTGTTGAATACAAAGGTGAAGAAAAGCTTCTTGCTGCTGAAGAAATCTCATCTATGATCCTAACAAAGATGAAGGAAATTGCAGAGGCTTTTCTTGAATCACCTGTGAAGAATGCTGTTATTACTGTCCCTGCTTATTTCAATGACTCTCAGCGAAAAGCTACACAAGATGCCGGCGCCATTGCCGGCCTCAATGTCATGAAGATCATCAATGAACCTACTGCTGCAGCTCTTGCCTATGGCCTTCAGAAGAGAGGAAACTGTTTCGAAGAACGCAATGTTTTTGTCTTTGATCTTGGTGGTGGTACTTTTGATGTGTCTATTGTTACCATTAAAGATGATGTCTATGAAGTTAAGGCTACCGCCGGAGACACTCATCTCGGAGGGGAAGATTTTGATAACAGAATGATAGATTTCTTTGTGAAAGACTTCAATAAGAAGAACAAAGTTGACATTAGTGAGAATCCAAGGTCTCTTAGGAGGTTAAGAACTGCATGTGAGAGGGCTAAAATGAATCTTTCATTTGTTAAAGAAACAACAATTGAGGTTGATTCTTTGTTCCAAGGCATTGATTTTTGCTCATTGATGACTCGTTCAAAGTTTGAGGAACTCAACAAGGACCTATTTGTGAAGTGTATGGACACTGTTGAGAAGTGTCTTGCTGATGCTAAAGTAGACAAGAACAGTGTTCATGATGTTGTTCTTGTTGGTGGATCTTCAAGGATTCCTAAACTGCAGAATCTTTTGCAAGAGTTCTTTCTAGGAAAAGATCTTTGCAAGAGCATTAACCCGGATGAAGCAATTGCTTATGGTGCTGCAGTTCAAGCTGCTTTATTGGCTGAAAACTTAAGCATT AGAATGATTCAAGAAGCTGAGATGTATAAGGATGATGATGAAAAGTTTAAGGAAAAGGTTGAGGCTAAGATTGCTTTGGAGGAATATGTGTACAAGATGAGTGCTTTTATGGAAGATGCTAAGGTTAGTTCCAAGATTAAATCATCACAGAAGAAGAATATAGAGGCTGCAATTGGAGAGGGTAGAGAGCTTCTTGATGGTAACCAGCAGAATGTTGAAACTGCTGATTTTGAGAACTGTCTTCATAAGCTAAGGAGCATTTTTGATCCAATAATATAG
- the LOC107486940 gene encoding heat shock cognate 70 kDa protein-like isoform X1, which produces MASKHVGHAIGIDLGTKYSCVAVWDDKNGGAKIIHNEQGNRTTPSCVAFTDSHRLVGDAAKNQAPFNPKNTIFGNNALIYIDAKRLIGRKFSDSIIQADLNLWPFKVVAGVNDKPMISVEYKGEEKLLAAEEISSMILTKMKEIAEAFLESPVKNAVITVPAYFNDSQRKATQDAGAIAGLNVMKIINEPTAAALAYGLQKRGNCFEERNVFVFDLGGGTFDVSIVTIKDDVYEVKATAGDTHLGGEDFDNRMIDFFVKDFNKKNKVDISENPRSLRRLRTACERAKMNLSFVKETTIEVDSLFQGIDFCSLMTRSKFEELNKDLFVKCMDTVEKCLADAKVDKNSVHDVVLVGGSSRIPKLQNLLQEFFLGKDLCKSINPDEAIAYGAAVQAALLAENLSIAPDLVLLDVTPLSLGISLKGDIMCVLIPRNSMIPTKHEKLFGTFEDNQSMAKIAVYEGERTRASDNNLLGLFCLSDLNPSPRRHPIKVCFDLDENGVLKVYAEESKTGKKKEITIVNEKGRLTAQEIKRMIQEAEMYKDDDEKFKEKVEAKIALEEYVYKMSAFMEDAKVSSKIKSSQKKNIEAAIGEGRELLDGNQQNVETADFENCLHKLRSIFDPII; this is translated from the coding sequence ATGGCCTCAAAACATGTTGGACATGCCATAGGGATCGATCTTGGTACAAAGTACTCGTGTGTTGCTGTATGGGATGATAAAAACGGTGGTGCCAAGATCATTCACAATGAACAAGGCAACAGAACCACACCTTCTTGTGTTGCTTTCACTGACTCACACAGATTGGTTGGTGATGCTGCCAAGAATCAGGCACCATTCAACCCAAAAAACACTATCTTTGGTAATAATGcattaatatatatagatgCTAAGAGGTTGATTGGTAGGAAATTCAGTGATTCCATTATTCAAGCTGATTTGAATCTCTGGCCATTCAAAGTTGTAGCTGGTGTTAATGACAAGCCCATGATTTCTGTTGAATACAAAGGTGAAGAAAAGCTTCTTGCTGCTGAAGAAATCTCATCTATGATCCTAACAAAGATGAAGGAAATTGCAGAGGCTTTTCTTGAATCACCTGTGAAGAATGCTGTTATTACTGTCCCTGCTTATTTCAATGACTCTCAGCGAAAAGCTACACAAGATGCCGGCGCCATTGCCGGCCTCAATGTCATGAAGATCATCAATGAACCTACTGCTGCAGCTCTTGCCTATGGCCTTCAGAAGAGAGGAAACTGTTTCGAAGAACGCAATGTTTTTGTCTTTGATCTTGGTGGTGGTACTTTTGATGTGTCTATTGTTACCATTAAAGATGATGTCTATGAAGTTAAGGCTACCGCCGGAGACACTCATCTCGGAGGGGAAGATTTTGATAACAGAATGATAGATTTCTTTGTGAAAGACTTCAATAAGAAGAACAAAGTTGACATTAGTGAGAATCCAAGGTCTCTTAGGAGGTTAAGAACTGCATGTGAGAGGGCTAAAATGAATCTTTCATTTGTTAAAGAAACAACAATTGAGGTTGATTCTTTGTTCCAAGGCATTGATTTTTGCTCATTGATGACTCGTTCAAAGTTTGAGGAACTCAACAAGGACCTATTTGTGAAGTGTATGGACACTGTTGAGAAGTGTCTTGCTGATGCTAAAGTAGACAAGAACAGTGTTCATGATGTTGTTCTTGTTGGTGGATCTTCAAGGATTCCTAAACTGCAGAATCTTTTGCAAGAGTTCTTTCTAGGAAAAGATCTTTGCAAGAGCATTAACCCGGATGAAGCAATTGCTTATGGTGCTGCAGTTCAAGCTGCTTTATTGGCTGAAAACTTAAGCATTGCTCCGGATTTGGTTCTGTTAGATGTTACTCCTCTGTCTCTAGGGATTTCTTTAAAAGGAGACATAATGTGTGTATTGATTCCAAGAAATTCTATGATTCCtactaagcatgaaaaactcttTGGTACTTTCGAAGATAACCAATCGATGGCGAAGATAGCTGTTTATGAAGGGGAGAGAACAAGGGCTAGTGACAACAACTTGCTGGGATTGTTTTGTTTATCTGATCTTAATCCTTCGCCGCGACGCCACCCTATAAAAGTGTGCTTTGATTTGGATGAGAATGGTGTTCTAAAAGTGTATGCTGAGGAATCAAAGAcagggaagaagaaagagattaCTATAGTGAATGAGAAAGGGAGACTTACAGCACAAGAAATCAAGAGAATGATTCAAGAAGCTGAGATGTATAAGGATGATGATGAAAAGTTTAAGGAAAAGGTTGAGGCTAAGATTGCTTTGGAGGAATATGTGTACAAGATGAGTGCTTTTATGGAAGATGCTAAGGTTAGTTCCAAGATTAAATCATCACAGAAGAAGAATATAGAGGCTGCAATTGGAGAGGGTAGAGAGCTTCTTGATGGTAACCAGCAGAATGTTGAAACTGCTGATTTTGAGAACTGTCTTCATAAGCTAAGGAGCATTTTTGATCCAATAATATAG
- the LOC107486941 gene encoding villin-4-like: MPSARGKLIPQSLRVTSNTLKSNPKRSDSEDSMSSGLESLTEEDAKEGEADDDEGLPVYPYGSVNTASSNPVPDNERLICQQQSSKKNLA, encoded by the exons ATGCCTTCAGCACGGGGAAAGTTGATACCTCAGTCGCTTAGAG TGACTTCCAATACACTCAAATCAAACCCAAAAAGAAGTGATAGTGAGGATTCTATGAGCAGCGGATTAGAATCTCTTACAGAGGAAGATGCAAAAGAAGGTGAAGCTGACGACGATGAAGGACTCCCAGTTTATCCGTATGGTAGCGTTAACACAGCTTCTAGCAATCCAGTACCAGACAACGAGAG GCTTATCTGTCAGCAACAGAGTTCAAAGAAAAACTTGGCATGA